One Eriocheir sinensis breed Jianghai 21 chromosome 32, ASM2467909v1, whole genome shotgun sequence genomic region harbors:
- the LOC127006214 gene encoding crustacean hyperglycemic hormones-like isoform X8, with protein MVAYRMTSTVALVVVVALGASILILPHAHARSAEGFGRMERLLGQLRGGADSSAALGELRVAVEGPAGHPLDKRQAYDRSCKGIYDRSLFSKLEHVCDDCFNLYRSSHVASGCRRDCFDNDMFEYCVKDLLLENPEQLIRIRDAVRG; from the exons ACCTCGacggtggcgctggtggtggtggtagctctTGGCGCCTCGatcctcatcctcccccacgCACACGCCCGCTCAGCAGAAGGGTTCGGGCGCATGGAGAGGCTGTTGGGTCAACTGAGAGGCGGTGCGGACTCCTCAGCAGCGTTGGGAGAGCTGAGGGTAGCCGTGGAGGGACCAGCCGGCCACCCTCTGGATAAACGCCAGGCCTACGACCGTTCCTGCAAGGGCATCTACGACAGGTCCCTCTTCAGCAAGCTTGAACACGTGTGCGACGACTGCTTCAACCTCTACCGCTCGTCCCATGTCGCTAGTGGCTGCAG GAGAGACTGTTTCGACAATGATATGTTTGAGTACTGTGTGAAGGACCTTCTGCTGGAAAACCCCGAGCAGTTGATCCGCATTAGGGACGCTGTCAGAGGATAA